A genomic stretch from Mycobacteriales bacterium includes:
- a CDS encoding trypsin-like peptidase domain-containing protein, with protein MTDGGLGSGPPPAPWWSPQVGGPEGSIPVVGGGFGVDTLQHRFGEAPAPGGRTRAWVVGSVALVAALIGGAIGGAIGAADGSSAQGGTSSSTSLGAPPVTTTSRPSGSVAAVAAAVLPSVVSIQVQSSTVSDTGSGVILTRTGYILTNNHVVEAAAGGGGTIAVTLENQPTLEIPGTIVGRDQKSDLAVVKISAGSALPAAVLGNSAALRVGDPVIAIGAPLGLAGTVTTGIVSALDRPVLPNPESTTAVASALDAIQTDAPINPGNSGGALVNSSGQVIGINTAIATLGASGSPFAQAQQSGSIGLGFAIPMNYARTIAEQLIRTGHAVHPLMGVSVYSGSQCPNSGAALPANRNGALVCSVQPGSPAARAGLQAGDLVIGFDNQPITSADTLVAFTRVQQIGSKHTITYLRHGQVRTTTVTLGSDAG; from the coding sequence ATGACTGACGGAGGGCTCGGCTCAGGTCCGCCGCCGGCGCCCTGGTGGTCCCCCCAGGTGGGCGGCCCGGAGGGCTCGATCCCGGTGGTCGGCGGCGGGTTCGGGGTCGACACGCTGCAACACCGCTTCGGCGAGGCACCGGCCCCTGGCGGGCGGACCCGAGCCTGGGTGGTCGGCAGCGTGGCCCTCGTCGCCGCATTGATCGGGGGCGCGATCGGGGGCGCGATCGGCGCCGCGGATGGCTCATCCGCCCAGGGCGGGACCAGTTCCTCGACCAGCCTTGGTGCTCCGCCGGTCACCACGACCAGCCGACCGAGCGGTTCGGTCGCGGCAGTGGCGGCCGCTGTGCTGCCGAGCGTCGTCTCCATTCAGGTGCAGTCGAGCACGGTGAGCGACACCGGTTCCGGGGTCATCCTCACCCGGACCGGCTACATCCTGACGAACAACCACGTTGTTGAGGCAGCCGCCGGGGGAGGCGGCACGATCGCAGTGACTTTGGAGAACCAGCCGACCCTCGAAATCCCCGGAACGATCGTCGGCCGTGACCAGAAATCCGACCTGGCGGTGGTGAAGATCTCCGCCGGGTCGGCGCTGCCGGCCGCGGTTCTCGGCAACTCCGCGGCGTTGCGGGTCGGCGACCCGGTCATAGCCATCGGCGCCCCGCTCGGGCTGGCCGGAACCGTGACCACCGGCATCGTCAGCGCGCTCGACCGGCCGGTGCTCCCGAACCCGGAGTCCACGACCGCCGTCGCCAGCGCGCTGGATGCCATCCAGACCGATGCGCCGATCAATCCCGGGAACTCCGGCGGGGCCCTGGTCAACAGCTCCGGCCAGGTCATCGGCATCAACACGGCAATCGCCACCCTCGGCGCCTCGGGGAGCCCGTTCGCGCAAGCCCAGCAGTCGGGGTCGATCGGGCTCGGCTTCGCGATCCCGATGAACTACGCGCGCACGATCGCCGAACAGCTCATCCGGACCGGACACGCGGTCCACCCGCTGATGGGCGTCTCGGTCTACAGCGGCAGCCAGTGCCCAAACAGCGGGGCGGCCCTGCCGGCCAACCGCAACGGTGCACTGGTGTGTTCGGTCCAGCCGGGGAGCCCGGCGGCTCGGGCCGGCCTCCAGGCCGGGGACCTGGTTATCGGCTTCGACAACCAGCCGATCACGAGCGCCGACACCCTGGTCGCCTTCACCCGGGTGCAGCAGATCGGCAGCAAGCACACCATCACCTACCTGCGCCATGGTCAGGTGCGCACGACCACGGTCACGCTTGGCAGCGACGCGGGCTGA
- a CDS encoding enoyl-CoA hydratase-related protein yields the protein MSDEVLFELSGGVATITLNRPDAMNALSVGMKEQLIDAIGRSRDDGEVRALVLTGAGRGFCAGQDLREHADTLRDGGGSTLDTVRAHYNPIILGLTAMPKPVVAAVNGMAAGAGAALALACDFRIAAETAGFLMAFAKVGLGGDSGATWTLPRLVGRAAATELLMLAEPVGAARALELGLVNEIVPRAALAERSHLLASLLAAGPTVAYGAIKDALAFAADHSLAESLEREADLQAMCGMTEDHRASTLAFLEKTPVTFVGR from the coding sequence GTGAGTGACGAAGTCCTTTTCGAGCTGTCCGGCGGGGTGGCGACGATCACGTTGAACCGGCCGGACGCGATGAACGCCTTGAGCGTAGGCATGAAGGAGCAGCTGATCGACGCGATCGGGCGGTCTCGGGACGACGGCGAGGTCCGGGCGCTCGTCCTGACCGGGGCGGGGCGGGGCTTCTGCGCGGGACAGGACCTCCGCGAGCACGCCGACACCCTGCGCGACGGCGGCGGCAGCACCCTGGACACGGTGCGGGCGCACTACAACCCGATCATCCTCGGACTCACCGCCATGCCGAAACCGGTCGTCGCCGCGGTGAACGGGATGGCGGCCGGGGCCGGTGCCGCGCTGGCGCTCGCCTGCGACTTCCGAATCGCGGCGGAAACCGCTGGATTCCTCATGGCCTTTGCCAAGGTCGGGCTGGGCGGTGACTCCGGCGCCACCTGGACGCTGCCTCGACTCGTCGGCCGGGCTGCCGCCACCGAGCTGCTCATGCTTGCCGAACCAGTCGGGGCGGCCCGGGCACTCGAGCTGGGTCTGGTCAACGAGATCGTTCCGCGCGCGGCGCTCGCCGAGCGGAGCCATCTGCTCGCGAGTTTGCTCGCGGCCGGTCCGACCGTGGCCTACGGGGCGATCAAGGATGCACTGGCTTTCGCCGCCGACCATTCACTGGCCGAGTCCCTCGAACGCGAGGCCGATCTTCAGGCCATGTGCGGCATGACCGAGGACCACCGGGCATCGACCCTGGCGTTTCTCGAGAAAACACCGGTGACCTTCGTCGGCCGCTAG
- the glgA gene encoding glycogen synthase, with protein MRVGLLTREFPPDVYGGAGVHVEHLAAELARLVDVVVHCMGGPRPGAIAHQPWTELAGANPTLGVLSTDLAMAAAAGDRDLVHSHTWYASIAGHLAGLLHGIPHVVTAHSLEPLRPWKAEQLGGGYAISGWCERTAIEAADAVIAVSEAMRTDVLRCYPGVPPSRVSVVHNGIDTVRFAPDPGSGALDRLGIDRDRPYLLFVGRITRQKGLTHLLDAAELIRANAQLVLCAAAPDTPELGAHVDQRVRDLASAGRSVLLVAEPVPRGDLVQLLSHARAFVCPSIYEPLGIVNLEAMACATPVVAGRVGGIPEVVADGTTGILVEVDQDPDGTPRDPARFAADLAAALDTLLDDPELADRLGRAGRERAIGEFSWARAAQRTLEVYLQVLA; from the coding sequence ATGCGCGTAGGTCTGCTTACGCGAGAGTTCCCCCCGGATGTGTACGGGGGGGCTGGGGTGCACGTCGAGCACCTCGCCGCTGAACTCGCGCGGCTCGTCGACGTGGTCGTGCACTGCATGGGCGGCCCCCGCCCGGGTGCGATCGCCCATCAGCCGTGGACCGAGCTTGCCGGGGCCAACCCGACCCTGGGGGTGCTCTCCACCGACCTGGCGATGGCCGCGGCCGCCGGCGATCGGGATCTCGTGCACTCGCACACCTGGTACGCGAGCATCGCCGGTCACCTGGCCGGTCTCCTGCACGGAATCCCGCACGTCGTGACCGCACACTCGCTGGAACCGCTGCGGCCCTGGAAAGCCGAACAGCTCGGCGGCGGGTACGCGATCTCGGGCTGGTGCGAGCGAACCGCCATCGAGGCCGCCGACGCGGTTATCGCCGTGTCCGAGGCGATGCGCACGGACGTGCTGCGGTGCTACCCGGGCGTGCCCCCGTCCCGTGTGAGCGTCGTGCACAACGGGATCGACACGGTGCGGTTCGCTCCCGACCCGGGATCGGGGGCGCTCGACCGGCTCGGCATAGATCGGGACCGCCCGTATCTCCTGTTCGTCGGGCGGATCACCAGGCAGAAAGGCCTCACGCACCTGCTCGACGCCGCCGAGCTGATCCGGGCGAACGCGCAACTCGTGCTCTGCGCCGCCGCGCCGGACACCCCCGAGCTCGGCGCGCACGTCGACCAGCGGGTCCGCGACCTCGCCTCAGCTGGACGTTCGGTGCTGCTGGTCGCCGAGCCGGTGCCCCGCGGCGATCTGGTGCAGTTGCTGAGTCACGCCCGCGCCTTCGTCTGCCCGTCGATCTACGAACCGTTGGGGATCGTCAACCTCGAGGCGATGGCCTGCGCGACGCCGGTCGTCGCCGGACGGGTGGGCGGCATTCCCGAGGTGGTCGCCGACGGGACCACCGGGATCCTGGTCGAGGTCGACCAGGATCCCGACGGCACTCCCCGCGATCCGGCCCGGTTCGCGGCCGACCTGGCGGCCGCGCTCGACACCCTGCTCGACGATCCCGAGCTGGCGGACCGGCTGGGCCGGGCGGGGCGCGAGCGGGCCATCGGCGAATTCAGCTGGGCCCGGGCCGCCCAGCGGACACTCGAGGTGTATCTACAGGTTCTCGCTTGA
- a CDS encoding DivIVA domain-containing protein — MSQGDPVVLALEVLVAVALIAATAVLAAGRGEAMSQPEPDRPDTGLPEGRPLRSDEVGRLRFPIAVRGYRMEDVDRALDAVAATLARFEAERARPAWLNSGADQPPADPASTGPSSALGGTPEPTA; from the coding sequence ATGTCGCAGGGAGACCCGGTGGTCCTCGCTCTCGAAGTCCTTGTCGCGGTCGCGTTGATCGCCGCGACCGCGGTACTCGCCGCCGGTCGCGGTGAAGCGATGTCCCAGCCGGAGCCCGACCGGCCGGACACGGGCCTGCCCGAAGGTCGCCCGCTGCGCTCCGACGAGGTCGGCCGGCTGCGATTCCCGATCGCTGTGCGCGGCTACCGGATGGAGGACGTCGACCGTGCGCTGGACGCGGTCGCGGCAACGCTGGCGCGGTTCGAAGCCGAACGGGCGCGGCCGGCATGGCTCAACTCGGGGGCCGACCAGCCCCCGGCCGATCCGGCGTCGACCGGCCCCAGCTCGGCGCTCGGTGGGACGCCCGAGCCAACGGCCTGA
- a CDS encoding sialidase family protein: MLKFTDDEGQTWQTDVSVQSLETRLPPGKTWQAAPGFFLDRNNLWLGFDTGGQSGDVEVLRTTDGGQTWTSSALPTTEFSIYLPVLEQVRLLDATRGWAVLDSATTGCDLGTGHLLITNDGGSTWHVSPLPAPCGQVFLNGSGSGWFERKGALPQGRQGTGCGQPQMTVHRGRHPPSRMRDVDPRRM; encoded by the coding sequence GTGCTGAAGTTCACCGACGATGAAGGTCAGACCTGGCAAACAGACGTATCTGTGCAATCTCTCGAGACACGCTTGCCGCCGGGGAAGACTTGGCAGGCGGCCCCTGGCTTCTTCCTTGATCGCAACAATTTGTGGCTGGGTTTCGACACCGGAGGCCAATCTGGTGATGTGGAGGTACTCCGCACCACCGACGGCGGCCAAACCTGGACTAGCTCAGCACTGCCGACGACTGAATTCTCGATCTACCTGCCAGTGCTGGAGCAGGTTCGTCTCCTGGACGCGACACGTGGTTGGGCCGTGCTGGACAGCGCCACCACTGGTTGCGATCTCGGTACCGGCCACCTGCTCATCACAAACGATGGCGGATCGACCTGGCACGTCTCTCCTCTCCCTGCCCCATGCGGTCAAGTATTCCTGAACGGAAGCGGCTCAGGTTGGTTCGAACGCAAAGGCGCCTTGCCCCAGGGGCGTCAGGGAACTGGTTGTGGACAACCGCAGATGACGGTGCATCGTGGACGCCATCCTCCGTCACGAATGCGGGATGTCGATCCGAGGCGTATGTAG
- a CDS encoding anti-sigma factor has product MTRGHLGDLAAALVDGELGHDARDRALAHLAGCLECRAEVESQRRLKARLARLVDPVPPAELAARIGSFASCAAAPPGRRVLRRGSRSARRPARVGRRPVRQPRGALRLTVAGAAGGAVLGAVGFLAAAPTGGTAVPARPVIHQINEQVSLTTNPLMELPEPMFGITTVSYPAPAGPMR; this is encoded by the coding sequence GTGACCAGGGGACACCTCGGTGACCTGGCGGCCGCCCTCGTAGACGGGGAGCTAGGGCACGACGCCCGGGACCGGGCGCTCGCGCATCTGGCCGGCTGCCTCGAGTGCCGTGCGGAAGTCGAGTCGCAACGACGACTGAAGGCGAGGCTGGCCCGCCTGGTCGACCCGGTTCCGCCGGCCGAGTTGGCGGCCCGGATCGGTTCCTTCGCCAGCTGCGCCGCGGCTCCGCCGGGTCGGCGGGTCCTGCGGCGCGGATCCCGGTCGGCTCGACGCCCGGCCCGGGTGGGGCGCCGCCCGGTTCGGCAGCCCCGCGGCGCGCTGCGGCTCACCGTGGCCGGCGCTGCCGGCGGGGCGGTGCTGGGCGCGGTCGGGTTCCTCGCCGCGGCCCCGACCGGGGGCACCGCCGTCCCGGCCCGACCGGTCATCCACCAGATCAACGAGCAGGTCTCGTTGACCACCAACCCGCTGATGGAGCTTCCCGAGCCGATGTTCGGGATCACCACGGTTTCCTATCCGGCGCCTGCCGGGCCGATGCGTTAG
- the glgC gene encoding glucose-1-phosphate adenylyltransferase, producing MAEPRTLGIVLAGGEGKRLWPLTADRAKPAVPFGGIYRLIDFVLSNLVNGGHRQVVVLTQYKSHSLDRHITTTWRMSTLLGNYVTPVPAQQRLGPRWFSGSADAIYQSLNLVYDERPEYIVVFGADHVYRMDPSQMLAQHIASGAGVTVAAIRVPRATATQFGVVAARADGRIEAFLEKPAVPPGLPDEPDTSYVSMGNYVFSTTVLLDAVKEDAYDEGSVHDMGGNIIPMLVARGLAHVYDFANNIVPGATTRDRGYWRDVGTLDSYHEAHMDLISVHPIFNLYNRSWPILTSVPPLPPAKFVHQEPDRTGAAFDSIVSNGVIISGGQVRGSVLSPGVRVHSRALVEDSVLLHNVEIGEGAVVRRAILDKNVRVPPGVRLGVDPAEDRARGLHRSVGGVIVVGKNENVS from the coding sequence GTGGCCGAACCCCGCACGCTCGGGATCGTTCTCGCCGGCGGCGAGGGCAAGCGGCTGTGGCCGCTGACCGCCGACCGGGCGAAGCCCGCCGTGCCGTTCGGCGGGATCTACCGCCTGATCGACTTCGTGCTGTCCAATCTCGTCAACGGCGGCCATCGCCAGGTCGTCGTGCTCACCCAGTACAAGTCGCACTCGCTGGACCGCCACATCACCACCACCTGGCGGATGTCCACCCTGCTCGGCAATTACGTGACCCCGGTGCCTGCCCAGCAACGCCTCGGCCCGCGCTGGTTCTCCGGCTCGGCGGACGCGATCTACCAGAGTCTCAACCTGGTTTATGACGAGCGGCCGGAGTACATCGTCGTTTTCGGTGCCGACCACGTCTACCGGATGGACCCGAGCCAGATGCTGGCCCAGCACATCGCGTCGGGGGCCGGCGTCACGGTGGCCGCGATCCGCGTCCCGCGGGCGACGGCGACGCAGTTCGGCGTGGTGGCCGCCCGGGCAGACGGCCGGATCGAGGCATTCCTCGAAAAGCCGGCTGTGCCCCCCGGCCTGCCGGACGAGCCGGATACCTCCTACGTCTCGATGGGCAACTACGTGTTCTCCACGACGGTCCTGCTCGATGCCGTGAAGGAGGACGCCTACGACGAGGGCTCCGTGCACGACATGGGGGGAAACATCATCCCGATGCTCGTTGCCCGCGGGCTGGCCCATGTTTACGACTTCGCGAACAACATCGTGCCCGGCGCCACGACCCGTGACCGGGGCTACTGGCGCGACGTCGGAACGCTGGACAGCTACCACGAGGCCCACATGGACCTCATTTCGGTGCACCCGATCTTCAACCTCTACAACCGGAGTTGGCCGATCCTCACCAGCGTCCCGCCGTTGCCGCCGGCCAAATTCGTCCACCAGGAGCCGGATCGGACCGGGGCCGCCTTCGACTCGATCGTGAGCAACGGCGTGATCATCTCCGGCGGCCAGGTCCGCGGCTCGGTTCTCTCTCCGGGGGTCCGGGTGCACTCCCGAGCGCTGGTCGAGGACAGCGTGCTGCTGCACAACGTCGAGATCGGCGAGGGTGCGGTGGTGCGCCGGGCGATCCTCGACAAGAACGTCCGGGTGCCGCCGGGCGTCCGGCTCGGAGTGGATCCCGCCGAGGACAGGGCCCGAGGACTGCACCGCAGCGTTGGCGGCGTCATCGTCGTTGGGAAAAATGAAAACGTGAGTTAG
- a CDS encoding sec-independent translocase, translating into MFGNLGIDKLLVLLVVALVVLGPERLPKLAADAGRLLRRLRELAQSASSELKEELGPEFTNLNLADLHPRRFVEKHLFGDDEVVAQSPVSEVAGSGPAPPRPLDLGPGDRPPFDPDAT; encoded by the coding sequence GTGTTCGGCAACCTCGGCATCGACAAGCTCCTCGTGCTGCTCGTTGTCGCGCTCGTCGTGCTCGGGCCGGAGCGGCTGCCGAAACTTGCCGCCGACGCCGGACGCTTACTGCGCCGGTTGCGGGAACTCGCTCAGAGTGCTTCCTCCGAGCTCAAGGAGGAGTTGGGGCCGGAGTTCACTAATCTGAATCTCGCCGACCTGCATCCGCGGCGTTTCGTCGAGAAGCACCTATTCGGCGACGACGAGGTCGTTGCCCAGTCCCCGGTCTCGGAGGTCGCCGGGTCGGGTCCCGCCCCGCCCCGCCCGCTCGACCTCGGTCCCGGCGATCGCCCGCCGTTCGACCCCGACGCCACGTAA
- a CDS encoding O-methyltransferase, translating into MRAAEVGAVPVSPGVGAALRFLAAVVSAHAVVEVGTGCGVSGLWLFRGMVGDGVLTSIDVEAEHQQLARQAYAEAGIAPNRARLITGRALEVLPRLTDSAYDLVFCDAAKSEYPDYLGEAIRLLRPGGIVAFDNALWHDRVADPAARDPETTAVRELGRTVRDHPGLVPTLFPCGDGLLAAVKP; encoded by the coding sequence ATGCGTGCCGCCGAGGTCGGCGCGGTGCCGGTGAGCCCGGGCGTCGGGGCCGCCCTCCGCTTCCTGGCTGCGGTCGTCTCGGCACACGCCGTGGTCGAGGTCGGCACCGGGTGCGGGGTGTCCGGACTTTGGCTGTTCCGGGGGATGGTCGGCGATGGTGTGCTCACGAGCATCGACGTCGAGGCCGAGCACCAGCAGCTGGCCCGGCAGGCCTACGCCGAGGCCGGAATTGCCCCGAACCGGGCCCGCTTGATCACCGGGCGGGCACTCGAAGTGCTCCCTCGGCTCACTGATTCGGCATACGACCTGGTTTTCTGCGACGCGGCGAAATCCGAGTACCCCGACTACCTCGGCGAGGCGATCCGACTTTTGCGTCCCGGCGGCATCGTCGCCTTCGACAACGCGCTCTGGCACGACCGGGTCGCCGACCCGGCAGCCCGCGACCCCGAGACGACCGCGGTCCGCGAACTCGGCCGGACGGTCCGCGATCACCCGGGGCTGGTCCCGACCCTGTTCCCGTGCGGCGACGGGCTGCTCGCGGCGGTCAAGCCCTAA
- a CDS encoding PaaX family transcriptional regulator C-terminal domain-containing protein, which translates to MNARSAVFDLFGDHLRERGGYAPVASIVRLLRPLDVAAPAVRTAISRMVRQGWLEPRSTPAGPGYAATDRARKRLDAASARIYRTTTRSWDGCWHLVSTARPASRSARDRIRVGLRFLGYAELEPQVWISAYPSPEVAGLLAGEHVRGECFTARYLGQDPALVARGWNLAELHRAYHQWLADATRIVVAVGAAPTEEAAFAARSRLVHEWRKFLFRDPALPRVLLPENWAGDTAATYFDAESSRLLPAAARYVDSCLEANRE; encoded by the coding sequence GTGAACGCTCGTTCCGCCGTGTTCGACCTGTTCGGCGATCACCTCCGGGAGCGCGGCGGATATGCACCGGTGGCCTCGATCGTCCGGCTCCTGCGCCCGCTCGACGTCGCGGCCCCGGCGGTCCGCACGGCCATCTCGCGAATGGTCCGGCAGGGTTGGCTGGAACCTCGGAGCACCCCGGCCGGGCCGGGCTACGCCGCCACCGACCGGGCGCGGAAGCGGCTGGACGCGGCCTCGGCCCGGATCTACCGCACCACCACCCGGAGCTGGGATGGCTGCTGGCACCTGGTGAGCACCGCGCGACCGGCCAGCCGGTCGGCTCGGGACCGGATACGGGTCGGACTGCGCTTCCTCGGCTACGCCGAACTCGAGCCGCAAGTGTGGATCTCCGCGTACCCGTCACCGGAGGTCGCCGGACTGCTCGCCGGCGAGCACGTTCGCGGCGAATGCTTCACCGCCCGCTACCTGGGTCAGGACCCGGCCCTTGTCGCCCGCGGGTGGAACCTCGCGGAGTTGCACCGGGCCTACCACCAGTGGCTGGCCGACGCCACGCGGATCGTCGTGGCGGTGGGGGCGGCACCCACGGAGGAGGCGGCCTTCGCGGCCCGCAGTCGGCTGGTCCACGAGTGGCGCAAGTTCCTGTTCCGTGATCCGGCTCTACCGCGTGTACTGCTGCCGGAGAACTGGGCCGGCGATACCGCCGCCACCTACTTCGACGCGGAGTCCAGCCGCCTGCTGCCCGCCGCCGCCCGCTACGTCGACAGCTGCCTGGAGGCGAATCGTGAGTGA
- the sigE gene encoding RNA polymerase sigma factor SigE, translating to MLRVGGDRVTVHSAAVPYARPSWDDVVRDHGARVYRLAFRLAGNRPDAEDLTQETFVRVFRSLDSYTPGTFEGWLHRITTNLFLDLVRRRARIRFEGLPEDTERLVGPELPPERIIDDRLFDGDVQAALDALPADFRAAVVLCDIEGLSYEEIAETLGVKLGTVRSRIHRGRAQLRDALADRAPVGGRRSG from the coding sequence ATGCTGCGGGTGGGAGGTGACCGGGTGACCGTTCACTCGGCGGCCGTTCCCTACGCCCGGCCGTCCTGGGACGACGTGGTCCGCGATCACGGGGCGCGGGTATACCGGCTGGCCTTCCGGCTGGCTGGAAACCGTCCGGACGCCGAGGACCTGACCCAGGAGACGTTCGTCCGGGTCTTCCGCTCGCTGGACAGCTACACCCCCGGCACGTTCGAAGGCTGGCTGCACCGGATCACCACAAACTTGTTCCTCGACCTCGTCCGCCGGCGGGCCCGGATCCGATTCGAAGGGCTGCCCGAGGACACCGAGCGACTGGTCGGCCCGGAGTTGCCCCCGGAGCGGATCATCGACGACCGGCTCTTCGACGGCGACGTTCAGGCCGCGCTGGATGCGCTGCCGGCGGACTTCCGAGCCGCGGTCGTGCTCTGTGACATCGAGGGCCTGTCCTACGAGGAGATCGCCGAGACGCTCGGGGTGAAGCTCGGCACCGTCCGCAGCCGGATCCACCGCGGGCGAGCCCAGCTGCGGGATGCGCTCGCCGACCGGGCGCCGGTCGGCGGTCGGCGGTCGGGGTGA
- the folP gene encoding dihydropteroate synthase — translation MALRLGGRVFDDRALLVMAVINRTPDSFYDRGATYALDAALAAVERAVAEGADLVDIGGVKAGPGDAVDVEEEVNRVVDLVGAVRLSHPALPISVDTWRAPVAEAAAAAGADLINDAWGGFDPDLAIVAARSGLGLVCTHAGGLPPRTRPHRVAYPDVMADIVAVTGRLATAAIHAGVRADGILVDPGHDFGKNTWHSLEATRRLDELVAGGWPVLVSVSNKDFVGETLDLPVPERLTGTLAVTALCAWLGARVFRAHNVRETRETLDMVASVRGDRPPAVTRRGLA, via the coding sequence ATGGCGTTGCGTCTCGGTGGCCGGGTCTTCGACGACCGGGCCTTACTCGTCATGGCCGTCATCAACCGCACTCCCGACTCGTTCTACGACCGGGGGGCTACCTACGCGCTGGACGCGGCACTGGCCGCCGTGGAGCGGGCGGTGGCCGAAGGCGCGGATCTCGTGGACATCGGCGGGGTCAAGGCCGGCCCCGGCGACGCGGTCGACGTCGAGGAGGAGGTGAACCGGGTCGTCGATCTGGTTGGCGCGGTCCGGCTGAGCCATCCGGCGCTGCCGATCAGCGTGGACACCTGGCGAGCTCCCGTCGCCGAGGCCGCCGCGGCGGCGGGGGCCGACCTCATCAACGACGCCTGGGGGGGATTCGACCCGGACCTAGCCATCGTCGCCGCCCGGTCGGGTCTCGGCCTGGTCTGCACCCACGCCGGCGGCCTGCCCCCGCGGACCCGCCCGCACCGGGTGGCCTATCCGGATGTGATGGCCGACATCGTGGCGGTCACCGGCCGGCTGGCGACCGCCGCGATCCATGCAGGGGTACGTGCCGACGGGATCCTTGTCGACCCGGGGCACGACTTCGGCAAGAACACCTGGCACTCCCTCGAGGCGACCCGCCGCCTCGACGAGTTGGTGGCGGGCGGCTGGCCCGTCCTCGTCTCGGTGTCGAACAAGGATTTCGTCGGCGAAACCCTCGACCTTCCGGTGCCTGAACGACTCACCGGAACCCTCGCCGTGACCGCCCTGTGCGCCTGGCTCGGGGCTCGGGTCTTCCGGGCGCACAACGTCCGGGAGACCCGGGAGACCCTCGACATGGTCGCAAGCGTGCGCGGCGACCGGCCCCCGGCGGTGACCAGGCGCGGTCTCGCATAG
- a CDS encoding DNA-3-methyladenine glycosylase I, which produces MGGLVTGSDGHRRCAWSVGAPEYMAYHDDEWGRPVRTDDPIFERLTLEAFQSGLSWLIVLRKRPAFRAAFNGFSIAKVATFTPGDVDRLLLDPGIIRNRAKIEAAVANARAAGELPGGLANHLWAFAPGRPRRAPRSGAEVPATSAASTAMARDLRTRGFRFVGPTTAYALMQATGMVNDHLVGCWRRRG; this is translated from the coding sequence GTGGGCGGCCTGGTAACCGGGTCTGACGGCCACCGACGGTGCGCCTGGTCGGTCGGCGCGCCCGAGTACATGGCCTACCACGACGACGAGTGGGGGCGTCCGGTGCGCACCGATGATCCGATCTTCGAGCGGCTCACCCTGGAGGCCTTCCAGTCCGGGCTGTCCTGGCTGATCGTGTTACGCAAGCGGCCAGCGTTCCGGGCGGCGTTCAACGGGTTCTCCATCGCGAAGGTGGCGACGTTCACGCCCGGTGACGTCGACCGGTTGCTGCTGGACCCCGGGATCATCCGCAACCGGGCGAAGATCGAGGCGGCGGTGGCCAACGCCCGTGCCGCAGGGGAACTGCCGGGCGGGCTGGCCAACCACCTCTGGGCGTTCGCCCCGGGGCGCCCGAGGCGGGCGCCCCGCAGCGGGGCGGAGGTTCCCGCGACCTCAGCCGCCTCGACGGCGATGGCTCGGGACCTGCGCACCCGCGGTTTCCGGTTCGTCGGACCGACCACCGCCTACGCCCTGATGCAGGCCACCGGGATGGTCAACGACCATCTGGTTGGCTGCTGGCGCCGACGTGGCTAG
- a CDS encoding DUF3117 domain-containing protein, which yields MAAMKPRTGDGPLEVTKEGRGIVMRVPLEGGGRLVVELSADEANALGDALKSVAG from the coding sequence ATGGCGGCCATGAAGCCGCGGACGGGTGACGGTCCGCTGGAGGTCACCAAGGAGGGTCGGGGCATCGTCATGCGCGTCCCGCTCGAAGGTGGTGGCCGACTCGTCGTCGAGCTCTCGGCCGACGAGGCCAACGCGCTCGGGGACGCGCTGAAGAGCGTCGCCGGCTGA